The following coding sequences are from one Manis pentadactyla isolate mManPen7 chromosome 13, mManPen7.hap1, whole genome shotgun sequence window:
- the ZFP62 gene encoding zinc finger protein 62 homolog isoform X2, producing the protein MSHLKTDTEDEESTEKYENIGNAESLWPKVEGLHKDYMQESKVGETCDWDSKLENQLEKPEGRRMKEDKSGVRAKTGKANNTANIKTEQEDEASEKSLHPSSKHVTHQTVPVEQKRSEQGKCVENVNGNSHPSLQQKTSSVKKSHKCEECGKCFKYNSRLVQHKIMHTGEKRYECDDCGGTFRSSSSLRVHKRIHTGEKPYKCEECGKAYMSYSSLINHKSTHSGEKNCKCDECGKSFNYSSVLDQHKRIHTGEKPYECGECGKAFRNSSGLRVHKRIHTGEKPYECDICGKTFSNSSGLRVHKRIHTGEKPYECDECGKAFITCRTLLNHKSIHFGDKPYKCDECEKSFNSSSLLIQHKVVHTGEKPYKCDECGKAFRNSSGLIVHKRVHTGEKPYKCDVCGKAFSYSSGLAVHKSIHPGKKAHECKECGKSFSYNSLLLQHKTIHTGERPYVCDLCGKTFRNNSGLKVHRRLHTGEKPYKCDVCGKAYISRSSLKNHKGIHLGEKPYKCSYCEKSFNYSSALEQHKRIHTREKPFGCDECGKAFRNNSGLKVHKRIHTGERPYKCEECGKAYISLSSLINHKSIHPGEKPYKCDECEKAFITYRTLINHKKIHLGEKPYKCDVCEKSFNYTSLLSQHKRVHTREKPYECDRCEKVFRNNSSLKVHKRIHTGEKPYKCDVCGKAYISHSSLINHKSTHPGKAPHTCDECGKAFFSSRTLISHKRVHLGEKPFKCVECGKSFNYSSLLSQHKRIHTGEKPYVCDRCGKAFRNSSGLTVHKRIHTGEKPYECDECGKAYISHSSLINHKSIHRGQQPYNCECGKSFNYRSVLDQHKRIHTGKKPYRCNECGKAFNIRSNLTKHKRTHNGEESLINVTSVGNLSGTTQKRTHDGGNGLDGTRVSIFL; encoded by the exons A TGTCACATTTGAAGACAGACACTGAGGATGAGGAATCaactgaaaaatatgaaaatattggaaatgcagaatctctgTGGCCAAAAGTGGAAGGTCTTCACAAGGATTACATGCAGGAATCTAAAGTTGGTGAAACTTGTGATTGGGATAGCAAGTTAGAGAATCAGTTGGAAAAGCCTGAGGGAAGAAGAATGAAGGAAGATAAAAGTGGTGTCAGGGCAAAGACTGGTAAAGCCaataatacagcaaatataaagACAGAACAGGAAGATGAGGCATCTGAGAAAAGCTTACATCCAAGCTCAAAACATGTTACCCACCAGACTGTCCCTGTAGAACAGAAGAGGAGTGAACAAGGCAagtgtgtggagaatgttaatgGGAACTCCCACCCTAGTCTACAGCAGAAAACCAGTTCTGTTAAGAAATCACATAAGTGTGAAGAGTGTGGGAAATGTTTCAAATATAATTCCCGCCTTGTTCAACATAAAATTATGCACACGGGGGAAAAACGCTATGAGTGTGATGACTGTGGAGGGACATTCCGGAGCAGCTCAAGCCTTCGTGTCCACAAGCGGATTCACACTGGGGAGAAGCCATACAAGTGtgaggaatgtgggaaagcctaCATGTCCTACTCCAGCCTCATAAACCACAAAAGCACTCATTCTGGGGAGAAGAACTGTAAGTGTGATGAGTGTGGGAAGTCCTTCAATTATAGCTCTGTATTGGACCAGCATAAGAGGATCCACACTggggagaaaccctatgaatgtggTGAGTGTGGGAAGGCCTTCAGGAACAGCTCTGGCCTCAGAGTCCACAAAAGAATCCACACTGGGGAAAAGCCCTACGAATGTGATATCTGTGGGAAAACCTTCAGTAATAGCTCTGGCCTGAGGGTCCACAAAAGGATCCACACAGGGGAGAAGCCCTATGAATGTGATGAGTGTGGGAAGGCCTTCATTACTTGCAGAACACTTCTAAACCATAAAAGTATCCACTTTGGAGATAAACCTTATAAATGTGATGAGTGTGAGAAATCATTTAATTCTAGCTCTCTCCTCATTCAGCATAAAGTCgtccacactggagagaaaccttacaaatgtgatgaatgtgggaaggccttcagGAACAGCTCAGGCCTTATAGTTCATAAAAGGGTCCACACGGGAGAGAAACCTTACAAGTGTGATGTCTGTGGCAAAGCATTCAGCTATAGCTCAGGCCTTGCAGTCCACAAAAGCATCCACCCTGGGAAGAAAGCCCATGAGTGTAAGGAGTGTGGAAAATCCTTCAGCTATAACTCACTTCTTCTTCAACATAAAACCATTCACACTGGAGAAAGACCTTATGTATGTGATTTGTGTGGGAAAACTTTCAGAAACAATTCAGGCCTCAAAGTCCACAGGAGGCTACATACTGGTGAAAAACCATAtaagtgtgatgtgtgtggaaaaGCATACATTTCACGCTCTAGCCTTAAAAACCACAAAGGAATCCACCTTGGTGAGAAGCCCTATAAATGTAGCTATTGTGAGAAGTCCTTCAATTACAGCTCTGCTCTTGAACAACATAAAAGGATTCATACAAGGGAAAAACCCTTTGGGTGTGatgaatgtggaaaagccttcagAAATAATTCAGGTCTTAAAGTACATAAACGAATCCACACTGGGGAGAGACCTTACAAATGTgaagaatgtgggaaagcctaCATTTCACTCTCAAGCCTTATAAATCATAAAAGTATACACCCTGGGGAAAAGCCCTATAAGTGTGATGAGTGTGAAAAAGCTTTTATCACGTACCGAACCCTTATAAACCACAAAAAAATTCATCTTGGGGAGAAGCCCTACAAATGTGATGTATGTGAGAAATCTTTTAATTACACCTCACTCCTTTCTCAACACAAAAGGGTTCACACTagagagaaaccctatgaatgtgaCAGGTGTGAGAAGGTCTTCAGAAACAACTCAAGCCTTAAAGTACATAAAAGAATCcatactggggagaagccctATAAATGTGATGTGTGTGGGAAAGCCTACATCTCACATTCAAGCCTTATTAACCATAAAAGTACCCACCCTGGCAAGGCACCACATACTTGTGATGAATGTGGAAAAGCTTTTTTCTCAAGCAGAACTCTGATAAGCCATAAAAGAGTCCATCTTGGGGAGAAACCCTTCAAATGTGTTGAGTGTGGGAAATCTTTCAATTACAGCTCACTCCTTTCTCAACACAAGAGAATCCACACAGGGGAGAAACCCTATGTGTGTGATAGGTGTGGGAAGGCATTCAGGAACAGCTCGGGCCTCACAGTGCATAAAAGAATTCACACAGgcgagaaaccctatgaatgtgaTGAGTGTGGGAAGGCATACATTTCACATTCAAGTCTCATCAACCATAAAAGCATCCACCGTGGGCAGCAGCCCTATAATTGTGAGTGTGGGAAATCCTTCAATTATAGATCTGTCCTTGACCAACACAAGAGGATCCATACTGGAAAGAAGCCATATAGATGTAATGAGTGTGGGAAGGCTTTTAATATCCGATCAAATCTCACCAAGCATAAAAGAACCCATAATGGAGAGGAATCTTTAATAAATGTGACAAGTGTGGGAAATCTTAGTGGCACAACGCAGAAGAGAACTCATGATGGAGGCAATGGTCTAGATGGGACCAGGGTGAGCATATTTCTGTAG
- the ZFP62 gene encoding zinc finger protein 62 homolog isoform X3, which translates to MQESKVGETCDWDSKLENQLEKPEGRRMKEDKSGVRAKTGKANNTANIKTEQEDEASEKSLHPSSKHVTHQTVPVEQKRSEQGKCVENVNGNSHPSLQQKTSSVKKSHKCEECGKCFKYNSRLVQHKIMHTGEKRYECDDCGGTFRSSSSLRVHKRIHTGEKPYKCEECGKAYMSYSSLINHKSTHSGEKNCKCDECGKSFNYSSVLDQHKRIHTGEKPYECGECGKAFRNSSGLRVHKRIHTGEKPYECDICGKTFSNSSGLRVHKRIHTGEKPYECDECGKAFITCRTLLNHKSIHFGDKPYKCDECEKSFNSSSLLIQHKVVHTGEKPYKCDECGKAFRNSSGLIVHKRVHTGEKPYKCDVCGKAFSYSSGLAVHKSIHPGKKAHECKECGKSFSYNSLLLQHKTIHTGERPYVCDLCGKTFRNNSGLKVHRRLHTGEKPYKCDVCGKAYISRSSLKNHKGIHLGEKPYKCSYCEKSFNYSSALEQHKRIHTREKPFGCDECGKAFRNNSGLKVHKRIHTGERPYKCEECGKAYISLSSLINHKSIHPGEKPYKCDECEKAFITYRTLINHKKIHLGEKPYKCDVCEKSFNYTSLLSQHKRVHTREKPYECDRCEKVFRNNSSLKVHKRIHTGEKPYKCDVCGKAYISHSSLINHKSTHPGKAPHTCDECGKAFFSSRTLISHKRVHLGEKPFKCVECGKSFNYSSLLSQHKRIHTGEKPYVCDRCGKAFRNSSGLTVHKRIHTGEKPYECDECGKAYISHSSLINHKSIHRGQQPYNCECGKSFNYRSVLDQHKRIHTGKKPYRCNECGKAFNIRSNLTKHKRTHNGEESLINVTSVGNLSGTTQKRTHDGGNGLDGTRVSIFL; encoded by the coding sequence ATGCAGGAATCTAAAGTTGGTGAAACTTGTGATTGGGATAGCAAGTTAGAGAATCAGTTGGAAAAGCCTGAGGGAAGAAGAATGAAGGAAGATAAAAGTGGTGTCAGGGCAAAGACTGGTAAAGCCaataatacagcaaatataaagACAGAACAGGAAGATGAGGCATCTGAGAAAAGCTTACATCCAAGCTCAAAACATGTTACCCACCAGACTGTCCCTGTAGAACAGAAGAGGAGTGAACAAGGCAagtgtgtggagaatgttaatgGGAACTCCCACCCTAGTCTACAGCAGAAAACCAGTTCTGTTAAGAAATCACATAAGTGTGAAGAGTGTGGGAAATGTTTCAAATATAATTCCCGCCTTGTTCAACATAAAATTATGCACACGGGGGAAAAACGCTATGAGTGTGATGACTGTGGAGGGACATTCCGGAGCAGCTCAAGCCTTCGTGTCCACAAGCGGATTCACACTGGGGAGAAGCCATACAAGTGtgaggaatgtgggaaagcctaCATGTCCTACTCCAGCCTCATAAACCACAAAAGCACTCATTCTGGGGAGAAGAACTGTAAGTGTGATGAGTGTGGGAAGTCCTTCAATTATAGCTCTGTATTGGACCAGCATAAGAGGATCCACACTggggagaaaccctatgaatgtggTGAGTGTGGGAAGGCCTTCAGGAACAGCTCTGGCCTCAGAGTCCACAAAAGAATCCACACTGGGGAAAAGCCCTACGAATGTGATATCTGTGGGAAAACCTTCAGTAATAGCTCTGGCCTGAGGGTCCACAAAAGGATCCACACAGGGGAGAAGCCCTATGAATGTGATGAGTGTGGGAAGGCCTTCATTACTTGCAGAACACTTCTAAACCATAAAAGTATCCACTTTGGAGATAAACCTTATAAATGTGATGAGTGTGAGAAATCATTTAATTCTAGCTCTCTCCTCATTCAGCATAAAGTCgtccacactggagagaaaccttacaaatgtgatgaatgtgggaaggccttcagGAACAGCTCAGGCCTTATAGTTCATAAAAGGGTCCACACGGGAGAGAAACCTTACAAGTGTGATGTCTGTGGCAAAGCATTCAGCTATAGCTCAGGCCTTGCAGTCCACAAAAGCATCCACCCTGGGAAGAAAGCCCATGAGTGTAAGGAGTGTGGAAAATCCTTCAGCTATAACTCACTTCTTCTTCAACATAAAACCATTCACACTGGAGAAAGACCTTATGTATGTGATTTGTGTGGGAAAACTTTCAGAAACAATTCAGGCCTCAAAGTCCACAGGAGGCTACATACTGGTGAAAAACCATAtaagtgtgatgtgtgtggaaaaGCATACATTTCACGCTCTAGCCTTAAAAACCACAAAGGAATCCACCTTGGTGAGAAGCCCTATAAATGTAGCTATTGTGAGAAGTCCTTCAATTACAGCTCTGCTCTTGAACAACATAAAAGGATTCATACAAGGGAAAAACCCTTTGGGTGTGatgaatgtggaaaagccttcagAAATAATTCAGGTCTTAAAGTACATAAACGAATCCACACTGGGGAGAGACCTTACAAATGTgaagaatgtgggaaagcctaCATTTCACTCTCAAGCCTTATAAATCATAAAAGTATACACCCTGGGGAAAAGCCCTATAAGTGTGATGAGTGTGAAAAAGCTTTTATCACGTACCGAACCCTTATAAACCACAAAAAAATTCATCTTGGGGAGAAGCCCTACAAATGTGATGTATGTGAGAAATCTTTTAATTACACCTCACTCCTTTCTCAACACAAAAGGGTTCACACTagagagaaaccctatgaatgtgaCAGGTGTGAGAAGGTCTTCAGAAACAACTCAAGCCTTAAAGTACATAAAAGAATCcatactggggagaagccctATAAATGTGATGTGTGTGGGAAAGCCTACATCTCACATTCAAGCCTTATTAACCATAAAAGTACCCACCCTGGCAAGGCACCACATACTTGTGATGAATGTGGAAAAGCTTTTTTCTCAAGCAGAACTCTGATAAGCCATAAAAGAGTCCATCTTGGGGAGAAACCCTTCAAATGTGTTGAGTGTGGGAAATCTTTCAATTACAGCTCACTCCTTTCTCAACACAAGAGAATCCACACAGGGGAGAAACCCTATGTGTGTGATAGGTGTGGGAAGGCATTCAGGAACAGCTCGGGCCTCACAGTGCATAAAAGAATTCACACAGgcgagaaaccctatgaatgtgaTGAGTGTGGGAAGGCATACATTTCACATTCAAGTCTCATCAACCATAAAAGCATCCACCGTGGGCAGCAGCCCTATAATTGTGAGTGTGGGAAATCCTTCAATTATAGATCTGTCCTTGACCAACACAAGAGGATCCATACTGGAAAGAAGCCATATAGATGTAATGAGTGTGGGAAGGCTTTTAATATCCGATCAAATCTCACCAAGCATAAAAGAACCCATAATGGAGAGGAATCTTTAATAAATGTGACAAGTGTGGGAAATCTTAGTGGCACAACGCAGAAGAGAACTCATGATGGAGGCAATGGTCTAGATGGGACCAGGGTGAGCATATTTCTGTAG
- the ZFP62 gene encoding zinc finger protein 62 homolog isoform X1, which yields MQSSHQMLRPPREHWINSRTHVPAPQVTCPAGGKDHRVRPPASQRRLGSAPKPVRVLPGGPSALLSRRRQGSRGAAKAMSHLKTDTEDEESTEKYENIGNAESLWPKVEGLHKDYMQESKVGETCDWDSKLENQLEKPEGRRMKEDKSGVRAKTGKANNTANIKTEQEDEASEKSLHPSSKHVTHQTVPVEQKRSEQGKCVENVNGNSHPSLQQKTSSVKKSHKCEECGKCFKYNSRLVQHKIMHTGEKRYECDDCGGTFRSSSSLRVHKRIHTGEKPYKCEECGKAYMSYSSLINHKSTHSGEKNCKCDECGKSFNYSSVLDQHKRIHTGEKPYECGECGKAFRNSSGLRVHKRIHTGEKPYECDICGKTFSNSSGLRVHKRIHTGEKPYECDECGKAFITCRTLLNHKSIHFGDKPYKCDECEKSFNSSSLLIQHKVVHTGEKPYKCDECGKAFRNSSGLIVHKRVHTGEKPYKCDVCGKAFSYSSGLAVHKSIHPGKKAHECKECGKSFSYNSLLLQHKTIHTGERPYVCDLCGKTFRNNSGLKVHRRLHTGEKPYKCDVCGKAYISRSSLKNHKGIHLGEKPYKCSYCEKSFNYSSALEQHKRIHTREKPFGCDECGKAFRNNSGLKVHKRIHTGERPYKCEECGKAYISLSSLINHKSIHPGEKPYKCDECEKAFITYRTLINHKKIHLGEKPYKCDVCEKSFNYTSLLSQHKRVHTREKPYECDRCEKVFRNNSSLKVHKRIHTGEKPYKCDVCGKAYISHSSLINHKSTHPGKAPHTCDECGKAFFSSRTLISHKRVHLGEKPFKCVECGKSFNYSSLLSQHKRIHTGEKPYVCDRCGKAFRNSSGLTVHKRIHTGEKPYECDECGKAYISHSSLINHKSIHRGQQPYNCECGKSFNYRSVLDQHKRIHTGKKPYRCNECGKAFNIRSNLTKHKRTHNGEESLINVTSVGNLSGTTQKRTHDGGNGLDGTRVSIFL from the exons ATGCAAAGCTCACACCAGATGCTTCGGCCCCCTCGCGAGCACTGGATAAACAGCAGGACCCACGTGCCGGCGCCACAGGTCACGTGTCCTGCCGGGGGGAAAGACCACCGAGTCCGTCCTCCAGCCTCCCAGAGAAGACTCGGAAGTGCTCCGAAGCCCGTACGCGTCCTTCCGGGCGGGCCGTCCGCGCTTTTGTCCCGCCGGCGGCAGGGCTCCCGCGGCGCCGCTAAAGCCA TGTCACATTTGAAGACAGACACTGAGGATGAGGAATCaactgaaaaatatgaaaatattggaaatgcagaatctctgTGGCCAAAAGTGGAAGGTCTTCACAAGGATTACATGCAGGAATCTAAAGTTGGTGAAACTTGTGATTGGGATAGCAAGTTAGAGAATCAGTTGGAAAAGCCTGAGGGAAGAAGAATGAAGGAAGATAAAAGTGGTGTCAGGGCAAAGACTGGTAAAGCCaataatacagcaaatataaagACAGAACAGGAAGATGAGGCATCTGAGAAAAGCTTACATCCAAGCTCAAAACATGTTACCCACCAGACTGTCCCTGTAGAACAGAAGAGGAGTGAACAAGGCAagtgtgtggagaatgttaatgGGAACTCCCACCCTAGTCTACAGCAGAAAACCAGTTCTGTTAAGAAATCACATAAGTGTGAAGAGTGTGGGAAATGTTTCAAATATAATTCCCGCCTTGTTCAACATAAAATTATGCACACGGGGGAAAAACGCTATGAGTGTGATGACTGTGGAGGGACATTCCGGAGCAGCTCAAGCCTTCGTGTCCACAAGCGGATTCACACTGGGGAGAAGCCATACAAGTGtgaggaatgtgggaaagcctaCATGTCCTACTCCAGCCTCATAAACCACAAAAGCACTCATTCTGGGGAGAAGAACTGTAAGTGTGATGAGTGTGGGAAGTCCTTCAATTATAGCTCTGTATTGGACCAGCATAAGAGGATCCACACTggggagaaaccctatgaatgtggTGAGTGTGGGAAGGCCTTCAGGAACAGCTCTGGCCTCAGAGTCCACAAAAGAATCCACACTGGGGAAAAGCCCTACGAATGTGATATCTGTGGGAAAACCTTCAGTAATAGCTCTGGCCTGAGGGTCCACAAAAGGATCCACACAGGGGAGAAGCCCTATGAATGTGATGAGTGTGGGAAGGCCTTCATTACTTGCAGAACACTTCTAAACCATAAAAGTATCCACTTTGGAGATAAACCTTATAAATGTGATGAGTGTGAGAAATCATTTAATTCTAGCTCTCTCCTCATTCAGCATAAAGTCgtccacactggagagaaaccttacaaatgtgatgaatgtgggaaggccttcagGAACAGCTCAGGCCTTATAGTTCATAAAAGGGTCCACACGGGAGAGAAACCTTACAAGTGTGATGTCTGTGGCAAAGCATTCAGCTATAGCTCAGGCCTTGCAGTCCACAAAAGCATCCACCCTGGGAAGAAAGCCCATGAGTGTAAGGAGTGTGGAAAATCCTTCAGCTATAACTCACTTCTTCTTCAACATAAAACCATTCACACTGGAGAAAGACCTTATGTATGTGATTTGTGTGGGAAAACTTTCAGAAACAATTCAGGCCTCAAAGTCCACAGGAGGCTACATACTGGTGAAAAACCATAtaagtgtgatgtgtgtggaaaaGCATACATTTCACGCTCTAGCCTTAAAAACCACAAAGGAATCCACCTTGGTGAGAAGCCCTATAAATGTAGCTATTGTGAGAAGTCCTTCAATTACAGCTCTGCTCTTGAACAACATAAAAGGATTCATACAAGGGAAAAACCCTTTGGGTGTGatgaatgtggaaaagccttcagAAATAATTCAGGTCTTAAAGTACATAAACGAATCCACACTGGGGAGAGACCTTACAAATGTgaagaatgtgggaaagcctaCATTTCACTCTCAAGCCTTATAAATCATAAAAGTATACACCCTGGGGAAAAGCCCTATAAGTGTGATGAGTGTGAAAAAGCTTTTATCACGTACCGAACCCTTATAAACCACAAAAAAATTCATCTTGGGGAGAAGCCCTACAAATGTGATGTATGTGAGAAATCTTTTAATTACACCTCACTCCTTTCTCAACACAAAAGGGTTCACACTagagagaaaccctatgaatgtgaCAGGTGTGAGAAGGTCTTCAGAAACAACTCAAGCCTTAAAGTACATAAAAGAATCcatactggggagaagccctATAAATGTGATGTGTGTGGGAAAGCCTACATCTCACATTCAAGCCTTATTAACCATAAAAGTACCCACCCTGGCAAGGCACCACATACTTGTGATGAATGTGGAAAAGCTTTTTTCTCAAGCAGAACTCTGATAAGCCATAAAAGAGTCCATCTTGGGGAGAAACCCTTCAAATGTGTTGAGTGTGGGAAATCTTTCAATTACAGCTCACTCCTTTCTCAACACAAGAGAATCCACACAGGGGAGAAACCCTATGTGTGTGATAGGTGTGGGAAGGCATTCAGGAACAGCTCGGGCCTCACAGTGCATAAAAGAATTCACACAGgcgagaaaccctatgaatgtgaTGAGTGTGGGAAGGCATACATTTCACATTCAAGTCTCATCAACCATAAAAGCATCCACCGTGGGCAGCAGCCCTATAATTGTGAGTGTGGGAAATCCTTCAATTATAGATCTGTCCTTGACCAACACAAGAGGATCCATACTGGAAAGAAGCCATATAGATGTAATGAGTGTGGGAAGGCTTTTAATATCCGATCAAATCTCACCAAGCATAAAAGAACCCATAATGGAGAGGAATCTTTAATAAATGTGACAAGTGTGGGAAATCTTAGTGGCACAACGCAGAAGAGAACTCATGATGGAGGCAATGGTCTAGATGGGACCAGGGTGAGCATATTTCTGTAG